From the Actinomycetota bacterium genome, the window GGACCAGAAGTTCAGGTGATGGCCAAAGCGGCGCCCCAGCAGGTCCTCGGGGTCCAGGCCGTGCTCGAACATCGAGGGGGTGGCCCACTCGGAGGTGACCACGGTGTCGTGGTTGAGGTGCCACCAGACGTCGTAGGCGAAGAACTGGTCGCCGCGGTCGTGCTCCCAGGCCCCGACGACGTCGAAGGTCTCGTGGTCCAACAGCGCGACCCCGCCCGGGCCGTCGTTGCCATTGGCCCCGCCGATCGCCGACATGAAGATGCCGCCGGGCCCGCAGTGCAGGGTGTGGGGGCGGGAGTAGCCGGCCTTGCTGGCCAGCTCCTCGGCGGTGATCTCGCGCACGACCTGGGGGTTGCGGGGATCGGGCTTGGTGTCGAGCACATAGGTGCGGGAGGAGCGGAAGCCGGGCACCAGCAGGTAGCGGCGCTCCAGTGGGCCGTGGTCGCCGTGGCCCTGGTGGCACAGGGCGGACGAGCAGGCGTTCCAGCCGAAGTGGTGCAGCTCGTTACTGCCGGTGGGCAGCTCCGCCCAACCCACCACCCGGCCGAACTCCGGCGAGGCCGGGTCGACGTCGAGCACCGCCATGGCGTCTTTGGCCTGGCCGGCCGGGTCGTAGGCGGCCACGTAGGCCAGCCGCTCGGGCGGCGCCGCCATCGCCTCGGCCGGACTGCGGTAGAAGGTGGGGTCAGTGGTCTGGGGCATGATCCTCCTCAGAGACGGGTCCCGTCCGGCTACGTGGTCGATCGGCCGACGAACCACCGGCGCTGCCACAGGGACAGGGCTAGCCGCCGGATCAAGAGAGCACTGGACATGGCGGGCGCCCTGATGGACGGAGCGTCCCCCATGAGACCCAGTAGATCCCCCGGGGAAGGGTCGCTACGATTGGCGCGACCTCCTCGCCCGGCCAGGATGCTTGCCTGGAGTGCCATCCAAGTCAGGCTCCAAGCGCGTGAGGGGAGGTCCCCTCACGCGGATCCAGGCTCGAAAGGCAGCATCCACCACCAGGCAACGACCACGTCGAAGGGCAACGCAGCTGAGGGTCACTGCAGGACTGCGGGCAAGGTCGTCTGGCACCGTGACCCCCCGGCGACCAGACTTCCCGCCACACCTCAGCCGACGGCCGAGCGCGCGGGAACACGGCTATACCCAGCGAAGCCCGGCAAGGTCCATTCTGCTCAGGAGCTTGCTTGCATTGAGTCGACGGTAGGCTAGTGGGGCCGTTCAGGCCAGTCAATGTCGATCACGTTACAGTCGGTGAGCTGAGGATATGCTCTCGGCGTCCTCTGGAAGGAGCGGCGTGTGGCCACCTTCGAGAACACCGTGGTAATCACGAGGCCGATCGAGGAAGTCTTCGCCTTCCTCTCCGACCTTGAGAACGTCCCCAAGTGGAACTACGCGATCGTCGAGACCCGTAAGGTCTCCGAGGGGCCGGTCGGCCAGGGAACGGTCTATCGTCAGGTACGGTCGGTTCCGAATCGAAGCGAAGAGCGCCTCGAGGTCACAGCCCTCACTCCTCCTAGTCACCTGGAGATACAAGGCCAGCTCGGGCCGTTCCCATCCCGCCTCTCCTATTCCCTGGACGCCCTTCCAGAGGGCACCCGGGTCACGAACTCGGTGGAGTTGGAGCTCCGCGGTCCTGGCCGCGTGCTCGGGCGCGTCGCCGTGCCACGTGTCCGGGACGCCGTGGCCACCAACCTCGGAAAGCTCAAGGAGCTGCTGGATCGATAGGCTCTGGCGCGCGTTGGGACTAGCGAGCGCACGGGGCTGCCGTCGGCATCCCTGGTCCAGAGGAAGGGACGACAGCGCTGGATCCAACACGACCGCCAGCAGCTCGTCGCGCAACCGCCCACCCCAAGCTCTCCACGATGGGTTCTGTCATGGTGCGTCCGGCTCGACGTAGCTGAATCCCGCGCCAGTGAATCGGCACCAGTCGCGCGACCAGTGGCAGTTAGCTCCGGATGTTGGCGCTGGTGTCCGCGACCCCGACAACATCCAGCTGGAGTTCAGTACCTACGGCTTCGGGCCGGCCCCACGACGGCCCGGTTACGGGCGGCTTACGGGCCTGCGACGGTCCGGTTGGCGGCCGCCGGGGCGGTCAGCCGGGCCTCGTCAT encodes:
- a CDS encoding selenium-binding protein SBP56-related protein produces the protein MPQTTDPTFYRSPAEAMAAPPERLAYVAAYDPAGQAKDAMAVLDVDPASPEFGRVVGWAELPTGSNELHHFGWNACSSALCHQGHGDHGPLERRYLLVPGFRSSRTYVLDTKPDPRNPQVVREITAEELASKAGYSRPHTLHCGPGGIFMSAIGGANGNDGPGGVALLDHETFDVVGAWEHDRGDQFFAYDVWWHLNHDTVVTSEWATPSMFEHGLDPEDLLGRRFGHHLNFWS
- a CDS encoding SRPBCC family protein, whose protein sequence is MATFENTVVITRPIEEVFAFLSDLENVPKWNYAIVETRKVSEGPVGQGTVYRQVRSVPNRSEERLEVTALTPPSHLEIQGQLGPFPSRLSYSLDALPEGTRVTNSVELELRGPGRVLGRVAVPRVRDAVATNLGKLKELLDR